The DNA segment GGTGGAACGCGTCCCTACCAGTTCATGGAAGCACGGACCTTGTTCGTGATCACTCCAGCGGGAGCAGCACCTCCTCGCGCTGGCCGTTGCGCCACAGCGTGAGCCTGGCTTGGTCACCCGGCGGATGATGCAGACGAATCTGCGCGTGGAAATGACTTTCGTCCGACGGCACAGGCTGGCCGTCCAGACCGACGATGACATCGCCGTCCTTCAATCCGGCTTGCTTGGCTAACGGCGGCTTGCCAAAGACCCACCTGACCAATAACGCGGTTTCGGTGGCCGGCAGGCCTCGTTTCGATCTTTCCTCGTTGGAGAGAGCAATGGTCCAAAGCCCCGGCCGAAAACTCCACGACGACTCGCGCCAACTCAGGTCGGATTCCTTCCAATTCCCGTCCAAGCGAAGTGCTTTCGTAAGGCTCCGGCCTCCGCGTTCGAGGGCCAGGTCGATCATTGTCTCCACGGGCGAGTTGTGGAGCACCCATTGAATGTCGGCCTGCGAAATCAATGGCTGGCCGTTCATGGCGGAAAGTTCGTCGCCGGCTTCCACACCCGCGCGTGCTGCCGGCGAATTGGGCGTGACACTCTCCACGCGCAATCCGTCATCCACGTTCAATGTGATTCCAATGTTCGTGGGCAACGGATAGACCCAGACGTCCGCCGGGCTGAGCTGTTTCTTCTGATACTTCAGTTTCCTCACGTGCTCGCCGACCATGTGGCAATGGATGCAATTCTTCGGCGTCGTCTCGTCCACCGCGCGATCCTGCAAGCCGGGGATTTGCTCTGCGACCGGAAACTGCGGCTTCGGCCCGCGCTTGCCAGCAAGTTGGGTTTGGTTTGCCGGATAAGCTTTGTGCAGCTCCAGCGCTCGCTCGATCGCCTTCTTGAAGGAAGCGATCGAAATGTGATTCGCCGCGTTCCTCTTGTCCCCGGCGCGCGTGCCGTAGCGCCCGTAAATCGCGCCATCC comes from the Verrucomicrobiota bacterium genome and includes:
- a CDS encoding PDZ domain-containing protein, giving the protein MDEQVVRQDAELQKLEQEFVCVRLIQMKGVDLHLFQFDYDQSWAVFFLNSDGAIYGRYGTRAGDKRNAANHISIASFKKAIERALELHKAYPANQTQLAGKRGPKPQFPVAEQIPGLQDRAVDETTPKNCIHCHMVGEHVRKLKYQKKQLSPADVWVYPLPTNIGITLNVDDGLRVESVTPNSPAARAGVEAGDELSAMNGQPLISQADIQWVLHNSPVETMIDLALERGGRSLTKALRLDGNWKESDLSWRESSWSFRPGLWTIALSNEERSKRGLPATETALLVRWVFGKPPLAKQAGLKDGDVIVGLDGQPVPSDESHFHAQIRLHHPPGDQARLTLWRNGQREEVLLPLE